From the genome of Colletotrichum destructivum chromosome 10, complete sequence, one region includes:
- a CDS encoding Putative NTF2-like domain superfamily protein: MLAFPNANEGFPELSAATSHQVTAEELVTVVDFGAEAVKDFIENKYPPLIPGVTRHATNHIVDRDNETGGVVVRYHMALVRQAWPEEAGKVTTKDAFEVTGLPGIWIYSAVVDRLRMTDDGWKLYSRVNGSTVVNKSLNPGASEAFKKNVD, encoded by the exons ATGCTTGCCTTTCCCAACGCCAACGAGGGCTTTCCCGAGTTATCCGCCGCGACTTCTCATCAAGTTACGGCTGAGGAACTAGTCACAGTTGTCGACTTT GGTGCTGAGGCAGTGAAAGATTTTATCGAGAATAAATATCCTCCTCTTATCCCTGGGGTTACTCGACATGCAACAAACCACATTGTTGACAGAGACAACGAAACTGGAGGAGTGGTTGTACGTTATCACATGGCGTTGGTTCGCCAGGCTTGGCCGGAAGAGGCTGGCAAGGTTACCACGAAGGACGCGTTCGAAGTCACCGGCTTGCCCGGGATTTGGATTTACTCTGCAGTAGTGGACAGACTGAGGATGACGGATGACGGATGGAAGCTCTACTCAAGAGTCAATGGGTCCACAGTGGTCAACAAAAGTCTTAATCCTGGAGCTTCCGAAGCTTTTAAGAAAAATGTGGACTAG
- a CDS encoding Putative alpha/beta hydrolase-1, epoxide hydrolase, with translation MSAQPSLKQTSSGFVENEGVKTHFYVTGEGPLMVFQHGFPDNASTWDHQVAEFSKTHTVVCPTLRGYPPSDVPPVSEAAYSLKTVVGDILAILDHFNAPKAIIAGHDFGGAAIQLLALLHPERVSKLIIINSPVVPRFYELVNFDKDQQRQSEYTISYMKYQPGDDKNLDMVVAPISDEEYRRNIRNYLSESPMEGMLAYYKYNYPAPPYGVKVDTSVMLYQVPTLIIWGLDDPYFSLKMLDQIPKNFKNTTRLVTIPGAAHWSFREQPDQINREIRSWLELHALDSI, from the coding sequence ATGTCGGCCCAACCCTCCTTGAAGCAAACTTCCTCCGGATTCGTCGAGAACGAAGGGGTGAAAACACACTTCTACGTCACAGGCGAGGGTCCTTTGATGGTCTTTCAGCATGGCTTCCCCGACAACGCGTCCACCTGGGACCATCAGGTGGCTGAGTTTTCGAAAACACACACCGTGGTGTGCCCTACTCTGCGTGGCTATCCCCCAAGCGACGTCCCTCCAGTCAGCGAAGCAGCCTACAGTCTGAAAACAGTCGTCGGCGATATACTGGCTATCCTCGACCATTTCAATGCGCCGAAGGCCATTATTGCAGGCCATGACTTTGGAGGTGCAGCGATCCAGTTGCTAGCACTCCTTCACCCGGAACGCGTCTCGAAGCTCATCATAATCAACTCTCCCGTCGTCCCTCGCTTTTACGAACTCGTGAACTTTGACAAAGATCAGCAACGCCAATCGGAGTACACAATTTCGTACATGAAGTATCAACCAGGAGACGACAAGAATCTGGACATGGTGGTTGCACCTATCAGCGACGAAGAATATCGTCGCAACATCCGCAACTATCTCTCAGAGTCACCGATGGAGGGTATGTTGGCTTACTACAAATATAACTACCCGGCCCCTCCCTACGGTGTGAAGGTTGATACCTCCGTCATGTTATATCAAGTTCCTACTCTTATCATCTGGGGATTGGATGATCCTTATTTCTCACTCAAGATGTTGGATCAAATCCCAAAGAATTTCAAGAATACCACCCGCCTGGTCACAATCCCTGGTGCTGCTCATTGGTCATTCCGAGAACAGCCAGATCAAATCAACCGGGAGATCCGGTCCTGGTTGGAGCTTCATGCCCTGGACTCCATTTGA
- a CDS encoding Putative tyrosinase copper-binding domain, di-copper centre-containing domain superfamily, giving the protein MRVSYLPSAFIGVVVAAPLTQNIHCQNPAVRQEWRLLPRETQQSYVDAVKCLKTKPSRIGRNLTTTLYDDFPYIHAHLDTSIHFVASFLPWHRYFVHVYEKALQDCGYIGVAPYWDWTLDVANVSTSTIWDADSGFGGNGLRPYPNGSEVEQNCVQDGPFKDLRVEYMALRAEEHCLRRNFNNGSEEIGDMFAGAYTPEAVQVINNLTTYDNFRIGLENGPHGAIHSSIGGDMSPSTSPNDPIFFLHHGQIDRLWTLWQNEHLENRTLDYSGIRTQDQFDGTTPPAASLEDIMPMDGLADDVAVKEYMSAQSGPLCYRY; this is encoded by the exons ATGCGCGTCAGTTATCTTCCATCCGCCTTCATCGGCGTTGTCGTTGCGGCGCCCTTGACGCAAAACATACATTGTCAAAACCCTGCTGTCCGCCAGGAGTGGCGCCTACTCCCCAGAGAGACACAGCAAAGCTACGTGGACGCCGTCAAATGTCTCAAAACAAAGCCTTCCCGGATCGGAAGGAACCTGACTACGACGTTGTACGACGACTTCCCCTACATCCATGCTCACCTAGACACTTCAA TTCACTTTGttgcctccttcttgccgtGGCATAGGTACTTCGTCCACGTCTACGAGAAGGCTCTTCAGGACTGCGGGTACATCGGAGTCGCCCC CTACTGGGATTGGACTCTTGACGTTGCCAACGTCTCCACCTCGACGATCTGGGATGCTGATTCTGGCTTTGGCGGCAATGGCCTCAGACCCTACCCCAATGGATCAGAGGTCGAACAGAATTGTGTCCAGGACGGACCGTTCAAGGACCTCCGCGTCGAGTACATGGCCCTCAGGGCCGAAGAACATTGCCTCCGGCGCAACTTCAACAACGGAAGCGAAGAGATCGGCGACATGTTTGCGGGAGCTTACACGCCAGAGGCGGTTCAGGTGATCAACAATTTGACGACTTACGACAATTTCCGCATCGGTCTCGAAAACGGTCCCCACGGCGCTATTCACAGCTCCATTGGAGGAGACATGTCACCCTCTACTTCACCAAATG AtcccatcttcttcctccatcaCGGCCAGATCGATCGCTTGTGGACGCTTTGGCAAAACGAGCACCTGGAGAATAGGACGCTTGACTATAGCGGGATCAGGACTCAGGACCAGTTCGATGGCACGACACCTCCTGCGGCGTCGCTGGAGGACATCATGCCCATGGACGGTCTGGCGGATGATGTTGCCGTCAAGGAGTACATGTCCGCCCAGAGCGGGCCCCTGTGCTATCGCTACTAG
- a CDS encoding Putative calcineurin-like phosphoesterase domain, ApaH type, metallo-dependent phosphatase → MTRRIVRTMIQLTAVTLLTFLVVFFLDRNFRVLPKSMHHYMPQHHHGLIITDITVTKCSAINVFSSCKLDTDKWHRIEKDLYLGKSWTTSAYVHIARKKEEELVAEDKVVMDVSVGRLDPATAKKGEEDERWESRPYGLWVKRSSNQKDSDSKKAVTGIDVLFGDDAVEARDGWEITGTPLLLPLNEEVPVTHITVRRGSQKEPHKPQPRIPENGRFKIVQLADLHLSTGVGKCRDAVPETYNGGVCVADPRTLDFVSKILIEERPNLVVLSGDQVNGETAPDAQSAIFKIAQILIRMKIPYVSIFGNHDDEGSLPRAAQMQILESLPYSLAKAGPEEIDGVGNYYVEVLARGKSDHSALTLYMLDSHAYSPDERKYHGYDWIKQNQIDWFKKTSTSLKKTHKEYSKVHMDLAFIHIPLPEYRDADLAIKGSWKEGVTAPNFNSGFRDALVEQGVVMVSCGHDHVNDYCSLSLDGEQKPALWMCYAGGVGFGGYAGYGGYHRRIRVFEVDTNEARITTWKRVEWGDTSKRIDEQMIVDAGSPIGIREKKA, encoded by the exons ATGACGCGCCGTATA GTGCGCACTATGATCCAGCTCACCGCGGTGACGCTGCTGaccttcctcgtcgtcttcttcctcgaccgcAACTTCCGCGTCCTCCCCAAGTCGATGCATCACTACATGCCTCAGCACCACCACGGTTTGATTATCACCGATATCACGGTAACAAAATGCTCCGCCATCAACGTCTTCTCCTCATGCAAACTCGACACGGACAAGTGGCACCGCATTGAGAAGGACCTGTACCTGGGCAAGTCATGGACTACGAGCGCATACGTCCACATCGCGCgaaagaaggaggaggagctggtcgccgaggacaagGTGGTGATGGACGTCTCCGTCGGACGCCTCgacccggcgacggccaaGAAGGGTGAGGAGGACGAGCGGTGGGAGAGCCGACCCTACGGCCTGTGGGTGAAGCGATCCTCCAACCAGAAGGATAGTGACTCGAAAAAGGCCGTCACCGGCATTGATGTGCTctttggcgacgacgccgtcgaggcccgcgaCGGATGGGAGATCACCGGCACCCCGTTGCTCCTGCCGCTCAACGAAGAAGTCCCCGTAACCCACATTACTGTCCGACGAGGGAGCCAGAAGGAACCTCACAAGCCGCAGCCGCGCATCCCCGAGAACGGCCGCTTCAAGATTGTCCAGCTGGCCGATCTCCATCTCAGCACCGGCGTCGGAAAGTGTCGCGACGCCGTCCCCGAGACGTacaacggcggcgtctgCGTGGCGGACCCTAGGACGCTGGATTTCGTCAGCAAGATTCTCATCGAGGAAAGGCCGAATCTGGTCGTGCTAAGCGGAGACCAAGTCAACGGCGAAACCGCACCCGATGCGCAGTCG GCCATCTTCAAAATCGCCCAGATTCTCATCAGAATGAAGATCCCCTATGTTTCAATCTTCGGTAACCATGACGATGAGGGATCGCTTCCGCGTGCCGCCCAGATGCAGATCCTCGAGTCCCTGCCGTATTCCCTGGCCAAGGCTGGACCCGAAGAGATTGACGGTGTCGGTAACTACTACGTCGAGGTCCTTGCTAGAGGCAAGTCGGACCACTCGGCACTCACGCTTTACATGTTGGACTCTCACGCATATTCGCCTGATGAGCGCAAGTACCACGGCTATGACTGGATCAAGCAGAACCAGATCGACTGGTTCAAGAAGACGTCCACCAGCCTCAAGAAGACGCACAAGGAGTACAGCAAAGTTCACATGGATCTCGCCTTCATCCACATCCCACTGCCCGAGTACAGAGACGCAGACCTCGCCATCAAGGGCTCGTGGAAGGAAGGCGTCACTGCGCCCAACTTCAACTCGGGCTTTCGTGATGCCCTGGTCGAGCAGGGTGTCGTCATGGTCAGCTGTGGCCA CGATCACGTAAACGACTACTGTTCCCTTTCTTTGGACGGCGAACAGAAGCCGGCCCTCTGGATGTGCTacgctggcggcgtgggatTCGGCGGGTATGCAGGCTACGGCGGATACCACCGCCGGATACGCGTCTTTGAGGTCGACACCAACGAGGCTCGCATCACCACCTGGAAGCGGGTGGAATGGGGCGACACCTCAAAGAGGATTGACGAGCAGATGATTGTCGATGCCGGCAGCCCTATCGGCATCAGAGAAAAGAAGGCATAA